One genomic region from Cryptosporangium aurantiacum encodes:
- a CDS encoding phosphotransferase, with translation MDSDVEQPLDGHATEGVVRVGDTVRRPSGPWTDAVDALLAHLETVGFAGAPRPLGRDDRNRQVLEYVPGEVGDHTGTYTVPELREIGAFLADFHRAVEGFQPPRSSVWNRVIEPDREDLICHHDAAPWNLVRSPRGWVLIDWDVAAPGSRLWEVAYAAQSMAGLRPDRPPAVAAERLAAFVDGYGLDAGNRELLVPMLGRRARAMYEPTAPRRGTRRTSLGADLGRRRTVLGRHHRLP, from the coding sequence ATGGACTCGGACGTCGAGCAGCCTTTGGACGGTCACGCCACCGAAGGAGTGGTTCGGGTAGGTGACACCGTTCGCCGTCCATCCGGGCCATGGACTGATGCAGTTGATGCGCTGCTTGCGCATCTGGAGACGGTCGGATTTGCTGGTGCGCCGCGCCCGCTAGGCCGGGACGACCGGAACCGGCAGGTGCTGGAGTATGTGCCGGGCGAGGTCGGGGATCACACCGGAACGTACACGGTGCCGGAGCTGCGGGAGATCGGCGCGTTCCTCGCCGACTTCCACCGCGCGGTGGAAGGCTTCCAGCCGCCTCGATCGTCGGTGTGGAATCGGGTGATCGAGCCTGATCGTGAAGACTTGATCTGTCATCACGATGCTGCGCCGTGGAATCTGGTGCGGTCGCCGCGGGGTTGGGTGCTGATCGACTGGGACGTCGCCGCGCCGGGTTCCCGGCTGTGGGAAGTGGCGTACGCGGCGCAGAGCATGGCGGGTCTGCGGCCGGATCGGCCGCCGGCGGTGGCCGCAGAGCGGCTGGCTGCGTTCGTCGACGGCTACGGCTTGGACGCCGGAAACCGGGAGCTGCTCGTACCGATGCTGGGACGCCGCGCCCGGGCGATGTATGAACCTACTGCGCCGCGCCGCGGAACGCGGCGTACGTCCTTGGGCGCAGATCTGGGACGAAGACGGACAGTACTGGGGCGCCACCACCGATTACCTTGA